One window of the Perca fluviatilis chromosome 5, GENO_Pfluv_1.0, whole genome shotgun sequence genome contains the following:
- the ikzf4 gene encoding zinc finger protein Eos isoform X3, with protein sequence MHSTITESGALLYNYSVCIPAWARKLFPGDAVVAWENKQLSRQLKRKTPIGRQASGERMNAEDCNGRSNAQGNGGESSMEQDFYGGLQGPSARSPNSQQSSPHRSHSANSIKVELCSDEESPGAPRPEIREAVRDDSRRDDRGDPMEEGSAEYAGRDRGSIYNEMASPNANSPGPIRLPNGKLQCEVCGMICIGPNVLMVHKRSHTGERPFQCNQCGASFTQKGNLLRHIKLHSGEKPFKCPVCSYACRRRDALAGHLRTHTGAASSPTVGKPFKCSYCSRSYKQQSTLEEHLERCHSYLKSLDHQTAVNAAQGEESGTMETIAKPVLQPSKEKIQFVDRLAISITKRKRSTPQKFLGVKHMHLDLPEAPYELSSGSEKEGDIMISQPAGDSAGLAGPHLQGGRGRGENHEPPALSQLHPAFLSELRTVIGTINSNVTPQGPRAHCGGGMAAVTLGLAGREAGEGRDDQPSAHSHTTSPNGCPDSTDTESTAEEQSTRATAPTSTSNNHHLHYQTPALPCSHPTSSLRQVKDLDPEWERACPAPPTIAKKSPVLPLSSRETVQVLDRDGRPVRSFHCRHCRILFLDHVMFTIHMGCHGFLQPFECNICGHRSQDRYEFLSHISRGEHQVG encoded by the exons ATGCATTCGACAATCACAGAATCAGGAGCTCTGTTGTACAATTATTCGGTCTGTATCCCAGCATGGGCCCGGAAGTTGTTTCCCGGAGATGCTGTCGTCGCCTGGGAAAACAAACAGCTATCCAgacaattaaaaaggaaaacaccGATCGGTCGCCAG GCATCTGGTGAGAGAATGAATGCTGAGGATTGCAATGGACGCTCAAATGCACAAG GTAATGGAGGAGAGTCATCAATGGAACAGGATTTTTATGGCGGGTTGCAGGGCCCTTCAGCAAGATCTCCAAACAGTCAGCAGTCCTCACCACACCGCTCCCATAGTG CAAACTCCATCAAGGTTGAGCTGTGCAGCGATGAGGAGTCCCCAGGTGCTCCACGGCCAGAGATCAGAGAGGCTGTGAGGGACGATAGCAGGAGGGATGACAGAGGGGACCCCATGGAAGAAGGGAGTGCAGAGTACGCtggaagagacagagggagcaTTTACAATGAGATGGCCAGTCCAAATGCTAATTCACCAGGACCTATCCGGCTGCCCAATGGGAAGCTTCAGTGTGAGGTGTGCGGGATGATCTGCATCGGACCCAACGTGCTGATGGTGCACAAGCGTAGCCACACAG GCGAGAGGCCGTTCCAGTGTAACCAGTGTGGAGCTTCCTTCACCCAGAAGGGGAACTTGTTGCGCCACATCAAGTTGCATTCGGGAGAGAAGCCTTTTAAATGTCCCGTTTGCAGCTATGCTTGTCGCCGGAGAGATGCCCTGGCTGGACatctacgcacacacacag GTGCAGCTTCTTCTCCAACAGTGGGAAAACCTTTTAAGTGCAGCTACTGTAGTCGCAGCTACAAACAACAGAGCACACTGGAGGAGCATCTAGAGCGCTGCCATAGTTATCTGAAGAGTCTGGACCACCAGACAGCAGTGAATGCAGCACAGG GTGAAGAGTCAGGAACTATGGAGACAATTGCTAAACCTGTGCTCCAGCCATCCAAGGAAAAAATCCAGTTTGTGGATAGACTGGCTATTAGCATTACCAAACGCAAAAGGTCAACGCCACAGAAGTTTTTgg GTGTAAAGCATATGCACCTCGACCTACCAGAAGCACCTTACGAATTGTCTTCTGGCTCTGAGAAGGAGGGGGACATTATGATCTCTCAGCCCGCTGGGGACTCTGCTGGGTTGGCTGGTCCACATCTCCAAGGCGGCAGGGGTAGAGGGGAGAACCATGAGCCGCCTGCACTGTCTCAGCTCCATCCTGCCTTCCTCTCAGAGCTACGCACGGTTATAGGCACCATCAACAGCAATGTGACTCCTCAGGGCCCCCGAGCACATTGTGGAGGTGGGATGGCAGCAGTGACTCTTGGCCTGGCTGGGCGGGAGGCAGGTGAAGGCCGGGATGACCAACCCTCAGCCCATAGCCACACCACCTCACCCAACGGCTGCCCTGACtctacagacacagagagcaCAGCAGAAGAGCAGAGCACACGGGCTACAGCCCCAACAAGTACCTCTAACAACCACCACCTCCACTACCAAACCCCAGCACTGCCCTGCAGCCATCCCACTTCCAGCCTCAGGCAGGTCAAAGACTTGGACCCAGAGTGGGAGAGAGCATGTCCTGCGCCCCCCACAATAGCAAAGAAGAGCCCTGTCTTACCCCTTTCTTCCAGGGAGACTGTGCAGGTGTTAGACAGGGATGGTCGGCCTGTGCGCTCCTTCCACTGCCGGCACTGTCGCATCCTCTTCCTGGACCATGTCATGTTCACCATCCACATGGGTTGCCACGGCTTCCTCCAACCCTTCGAGTGCAACATCTGTGGCCACCGCAGCCAGGACCGCTACGAGTTCTTGTCTCACATCAGCCGCGGAGAGCATCAGGTGGGCTGA